The Halorientalis sp. IM1011 genome window below encodes:
- the coxB gene encoding cytochrome c oxidase subunit II, which yields MGSRHARWAAGLVLGVAALAVVCATPAAAQSVNRNLIRELNTQLLYVALPLAVFVEVILIYAVVRFRDNPDPRPTIDSPNLEVTWTLATAIILLFVGVSAYVVLTTPYFSPDAVGDPAAANESGEDMETVHGLGYQYDWQFRYPDANVTTRGVLVMPADRPVRLRLSAANVLHSLYIPQLGIKKDAFPGQYTTVRTRVHERGTYRGYCAELCGTGHSRMRTDVVVVSPSAYEDWLASNEGESNVTSAPEPSS from the coding sequence ATGGGGTCTCGACACGCCCGGTGGGCCGCAGGGCTGGTCCTCGGCGTCGCCGCGCTCGCGGTCGTCTGTGCGACGCCAGCGGCCGCCCAGTCGGTCAACCGGAACCTGATCCGGGAGCTGAACACCCAGTTGCTGTACGTCGCGCTCCCGCTCGCGGTGTTCGTCGAGGTGATCCTGATCTACGCCGTCGTCCGCTTCCGGGACAACCCGGACCCGCGGCCGACCATCGACTCGCCCAATCTGGAGGTCACCTGGACGCTCGCGACGGCCATCATCCTGCTGTTCGTCGGCGTCTCCGCGTACGTCGTCCTCACCACACCCTACTTCTCGCCGGACGCGGTCGGCGATCCAGCCGCGGCCAACGAAAGTGGTGAAGACATGGAGACAGTCCACGGGCTGGGCTACCAGTACGACTGGCAGTTCCGGTATCCCGACGCGAACGTGACGACCCGCGGCGTGCTCGTGATGCCCGCCGACCGCCCCGTACGGCTCCGACTCTCGGCGGCCAACGTGCTCCACTCGCTGTACATCCCACAACTGGGGATCAAGAAGGACGCCTTCCCCGGCCAGTACACGACGGTTCGCACGCGCGTGCACGAGCGGGGTACCTACCGGGGATACTGCGCCGAACTGTGCGGGACGGGCCACTCACGGATGCGGACCGACGTGGTCGTGGTCTCGCCGTCGGCCTACGAGGACTGGCTGGCGAGCAACGAGGGCGAGTCCAACGTGACGAGCGCACCGGAACCGAGCAGTTGA
- a CDS encoding type II toxin-antitoxin system RelE/ParE family toxin gives MEPPDEFRTLPSVKDDLFSIAESDREAGDRIRDKIEQWEQWLEFGRVPQKHLTYLTDSPGGYNFYRQKVGNSGHRIIYEISDGIMTIVAIVPRTDRTYQIEKYVDRMDRETED, from the coding sequence GTGGAACCGCCAGACGAGTTCCGGACGCTGCCTTCAGTCAAAGACGACCTGTTTTCGATTGCTGAGTCTGACCGTGAAGCAGGTGACAGAATCCGGGACAAGATCGAGCAATGGGAGCAGTGGCTTGAATTTGGACGTGTCCCACAAAAACATCTGACGTACCTCACTGATTCGCCCGGGGGCTACAACTTCTACCGGCAGAAGGTCGGGAACAGCGGCCACCGGATTATCTACGAGATAAGCGACGGTATCATGACAATCGTCGCAATAGTTCCCCGAACGGATCGGACGTACCAAATCGAGAAGTACGTCGATCGGATGGATCGCGAGACAGAAGACTGA
- a CDS encoding 50S ribosomal protein L15e, translating to MTRSFYSHIREAWEDPDDGQLAELQWQRQQEWRDQGALERVERPTRLDKARSLGYKAKQGIVVVRASIRKGGARKQRFTAGRRSKRQGVTRITRRKNLQRVAEERATRKYRNLRVLNSYSVGQDGRQKWFEVILVDPHHPAIENDDDLNWICDDSQRGRAYRGLTNAGQSNRGLDQKGKGTEHNRPSNNSGRGRAK from the coding sequence ATGACACGGAGCTTCTACTCCCACATCCGAGAGGCGTGGGAAGACCCCGACGACGGACAGCTCGCGGAACTACAGTGGCAGCGCCAGCAGGAGTGGCGTGACCAGGGTGCGCTCGAACGCGTCGAGCGCCCCACTCGACTGGACAAGGCCCGCTCGCTCGGCTACAAGGCCAAGCAGGGCATCGTTGTCGTGCGCGCCAGCATCCGCAAGGGCGGCGCGCGCAAACAGCGGTTCACGGCCGGCCGGCGCTCGAAGCGCCAGGGCGTGACCCGGATCACCCGCCGGAAGAACCTCCAGCGGGTCGCCGAGGAGCGCGCCACCCGGAAGTACCGGAACCTGCGCGTCCTCAACTCCTACTCGGTCGGCCAGGACGGCCGCCAGAAGTGGTTCGAGGTCATCCTCGTCGATCCCCACCACCCCGCGATCGAGAACGACGACGACCTCAACTGGATCTGCGACGACTCCCAGCGTGGCCGGGCCTACCGCGGCCTGACCAACGCCGGGCAGTCCAACCGCGGCCTCGACCAGAAGGGCAAGGGCACCGAGCACAACCGCCCGAGCAACAACAGCGGCCGCGGCCGCGCGAAGTAA
- a CDS encoding endonuclease/exonuclease/phosphatase family protein: protein MEPPADDRSVSRRTVLGGIAGLGAGAVTTTGVSARIAAQSAAELTVLTRNLYLGVDLFRLFDARSRDDVLQITGTLLEEFDPGRATRRADAIAAEIEATQPDAVALQEASALRVQRPSDSGTDSPDPAETVVVDLLDAVQSALAERGPDYEVVASTVTTDVELPADTDDGTVDVRLTDRDAVLVRSDLDATASANGTYDAAFGVPEWIPVIGGLSVQRGFCAADLTVADETVTVVSTHLSSTSGDLRTGQAEELLDRLPTDQPVIVGGDFNSGPGGETAAYDQLTATLSDAYATANPDRDGFTCCQGPDLRNTDSRLDSRIDGLLYRGDVSATAASRVGHQPDDRVSYQVEGETVQVWPSDHAGVAATFAVEATGSIETATESETESTPAVERTTTTATGATPKTTVRTGPGLGVLAALAGLAGGIGGRLWRD from the coding sequence ATGGAACCTCCAGCGGACGACAGGTCGGTCAGCCGACGGACCGTCCTCGGCGGAATCGCCGGACTGGGCGCTGGCGCGGTCACAACCACCGGCGTGTCGGCCCGGATCGCGGCTCAGTCGGCGGCCGAACTGACGGTCCTGACGCGCAACCTCTACCTCGGCGTCGACCTCTTCAGACTGTTCGATGCGCGCTCGCGCGACGACGTGCTGCAGATCACCGGGACCCTGCTCGAGGAGTTCGATCCCGGCCGTGCCACGAGGCGGGCCGATGCCATTGCGGCGGAGATCGAGGCCACGCAACCGGACGCCGTCGCCCTGCAGGAAGCCTCCGCGTTGCGCGTCCAGCGTCCCAGCGATTCCGGGACGGACTCCCCGGACCCTGCGGAGACGGTCGTCGTCGATCTGCTCGACGCCGTCCAGTCGGCACTGGCCGAGCGGGGACCGGACTACGAGGTGGTCGCCTCGACTGTCACGACCGACGTGGAACTGCCGGCCGACACCGACGACGGGACCGTCGACGTGCGCCTCACCGACCGGGACGCCGTGCTGGTCCGAAGCGACCTCGACGCGACGGCGAGCGCGAACGGGACCTACGATGCGGCCTTCGGCGTCCCGGAATGGATTCCGGTGATCGGCGGGCTCTCGGTCCAGCGCGGGTTCTGCGCGGCGGACCTGACGGTAGCTGACGAGACGGTCACGGTCGTCTCGACGCACCTGTCGTCGACGAGCGGAGATCTCCGGACCGGACAGGCAGAGGAACTGCTCGACCGACTTCCGACAGATCAGCCAGTGATCGTCGGCGGCGACTTCAACAGCGGGCCCGGTGGTGAGACCGCCGCCTACGACCAGTTGACGGCGACGCTCTCGGACGCCTACGCGACGGCGAATCCCGACCGCGACGGGTTCACCTGCTGTCAAGGGCCGGATCTCCGGAACACGGACTCACGGCTCGATAGCAGGATCGACGGCCTCCTCTACCGCGGCGACGTGTCGGCGACGGCCGCGAGTCGCGTCGGTCACCAGCCCGACGACCGCGTCAGCTACCAGGTCGAGGGGGAGACGGTACAGGTGTGGCCCTCGGACCACGCGGGCGTCGCCGCGACGTTCGCGGTCGAGGCGACCGGGTCGATCGAGACGGCGACGGAGAGCGAAACCGAATCCACGCCGGCGGTGGAACGGACCACGACGACCGCGACCGGAGCCACACCGAAGACGACGGTGCGAACGGGGCCGGGGCTGGGCGTTCTGGCGGCGCTCGCCGGACTCGCCGGTGGGATCGGCGGCCGACTGTGGCGGGACTGA
- a CDS encoding tRNA sulfurtransferase yields MEPPGADTVVVRYGDMSTKSSRVRRGMEKRLVENIEALLADRGIDGDVERRPTRPLVWTDEPTAAAEAAADACGVVSTSTARTLPADPDSILDAMVETATAHYDGGSFAVNARRAGDSFPMDSEDLGREGGQAIWEAVEDEFEPEVDLDDPDFTVNVEVREDTAFLYLDQISGPGGLPLGTQRPVVALVSGGIDSPVAAYEIMRKGCPVLPVYVDLGEYGGPDHRARAVETVRTLGEYAPNFREPLRVVPGGETVELLAKNLEQGRMLAFRRFCLAVAEEVAFEEGAAGIVTGEAVGQKSSQTAQNLSVTDPITDLPVFRPLLTEDKNVITERAKEIGTFTDSTIPAGCNRFAPAQAETNARLDRLRDLEPDDLRERARDAVADLELVEP; encoded by the coding sequence ATGGAGCCGCCGGGCGCAGACACAGTCGTCGTCCGCTACGGGGACATGAGCACCAAGAGCAGTCGGGTCCGTCGCGGGATGGAGAAGCGACTGGTCGAGAACATCGAGGCGCTGCTCGCCGACCGCGGGATCGACGGCGACGTGGAGCGCCGCCCGACCCGACCGCTCGTGTGGACCGACGAGCCCACCGCAGCAGCCGAGGCCGCCGCCGACGCCTGCGGCGTCGTCTCGACCAGCACGGCCCGCACGCTGCCCGCCGACCCCGACTCGATCCTCGACGCCATGGTCGAAACCGCGACCGCCCACTACGACGGGGGCAGTTTCGCCGTCAACGCCCGTCGCGCGGGCGACTCCTTCCCGATGGACAGCGAGGACCTCGGCCGCGAGGGCGGACAGGCGATCTGGGAGGCCGTCGAGGACGAGTTCGAGCCCGAGGTGGACCTGGACGACCCCGATTTCACGGTCAACGTCGAGGTCCGCGAGGACACCGCCTTCCTCTATCTCGATCAGATCTCGGGGCCGGGTGGGCTGCCCCTGGGAACCCAGCGGCCGGTCGTCGCGCTGGTCAGCGGCGGCATCGACTCACCCGTGGCGGCCTACGAGATCATGCGGAAGGGGTGTCCCGTCCTCCCCGTGTACGTCGATCTCGGGGAGTACGGCGGGCCGGACCACCGCGCCCGCGCCGTCGAGACCGTCCGGACGCTCGGGGAGTACGCGCCGAACTTCCGGGAACCGCTCCGCGTGGTCCCAGGTGGCGAGACGGTCGAACTGCTTGCCAAGAATCTCGAACAGGGGCGGATGCTCGCCTTCCGACGGTTCTGTCTCGCGGTCGCCGAGGAGGTCGCCTTCGAGGAAGGCGCGGCCGGGATCGTCACGGGGGAGGCCGTCGGCCAGAAGTCGAGCCAGACCGCCCAGAATCTCAGCGTCACCGATCCGATCACCGACCTCCCCGTGTTCCGGCCGCTCCTGACCGAGGACAAGAACGTCATCACCGAGCGCGCCAAGGAGATCGGGACCTTCACCGACTCGACCATTCCGGCGGGCTGTAACCGCTTCGCTCCCGCCCAGGCCGAGACCAACGCGCGACTGGATCGCCTGCGCGACCTCGAACCCGACGACCTCCGCGAGCGCGCTCGCGACGCCGTCGCCGACCTCGAACTGGTCGAGCCCTGA
- a CDS encoding DUF6735 family protein produces MTTVGQRALVAYERTNGRYDLHYAHWGAHEWHLATALAAIRPGGPIDPTEETGHPAAVEPEPLATDRSFADLLETHVDWQTYDACYVVASDGTVQPYLAAWFGLPGHDTVRPRDGALVSVDPARAEPDGEFLRGRVAGLKAATLAMVRDDRLTPAAARSFLASEVRSWHLEDRTVHLGPDADPDGWRS; encoded by the coding sequence GTGACCACTGTGGGACAGCGCGCACTCGTCGCCTACGAACGGACGAACGGCCGGTACGACCTCCACTACGCCCACTGGGGAGCCCACGAGTGGCATCTGGCGACCGCACTCGCCGCGATCCGGCCGGGCGGACCGATCGACCCGACCGAAGAAACCGGTCACCCCGCCGCCGTCGAACCGGAACCGCTGGCTACCGACCGGTCGTTCGCGGACTTGCTGGAAACCCACGTCGACTGGCAGACCTACGACGCCTGCTACGTCGTCGCGAGCGACGGGACGGTCCAGCCCTACCTCGCGGCCTGGTTCGGCCTGCCGGGCCACGACACGGTCCGCCCACGTGACGGCGCACTCGTCTCGGTCGATCCCGCCCGCGCCGAACCGGACGGGGAGTTCCTGCGCGGCCGCGTCGCCGGGCTGAAAGCCGCCACACTCGCGATGGTCCGCGACGATCGCCTCACACCCGCGGCCGCCCGATCCTTCCTGGCCAGCGAAGTCCGGTCCTGGCACCTCGAAGACCGCACGGTCCACCTCGGCCCGGACGCGGATCCGGACGGCTGGCGGTCGTGA
- the nucS gene encoding endonuclease NucS: MDPSDRRSDGVTALASPTPARAQTAVAAAIEREDVVSVFGTCTVEYDGRASSHLGPGDRLVVCKPDGTTLVHTDEGHQPVNWQPPGCSQAARLTEGRLELQSLRSTPEEELLVRFEEILQVTAYDLTDESDLALEGTEEDLRERILDDPDLVESGFSPLATERETPAGAVDIFGEDEQGRRVVVELKRRRVGPDAVGQLSRYVEALERDLHADADVRGILVAPSVTDRARELLAEQGMEFVALEPDPNS, encoded by the coding sequence GTGGACCCGTCAGATCGCCGATCGGACGGCGTCACCGCACTCGCGAGTCCGACGCCCGCACGCGCACAGACGGCCGTCGCCGCGGCCATCGAGCGCGAGGACGTGGTCTCGGTGTTCGGAACCTGTACTGTGGAGTACGACGGGCGAGCGTCGAGCCACCTCGGCCCGGGCGACCGGCTCGTCGTCTGCAAACCCGACGGGACGACGCTGGTCCACACCGACGAGGGCCACCAGCCAGTGAACTGGCAACCGCCGGGCTGTTCCCAGGCGGCGCGGCTGACCGAGGGCCGCCTCGAACTCCAGAGCCTGCGCTCGACGCCCGAGGAGGAGTTGCTCGTGCGGTTCGAGGAGATCCTGCAGGTTACCGCCTACGACCTGACCGACGAGAGTGATCTCGCTCTCGAAGGCACCGAGGAGGATCTCCGGGAGCGCATCCTCGACGATCCGGATCTCGTCGAATCTGGGTTCTCCCCGCTGGCGACCGAACGCGAGACGCCGGCGGGCGCGGTGGACATCTTCGGCGAGGACGAGCAGGGGCGGCGGGTCGTCGTGGAGTTGAAGCGGAGGCGGGTCGGCCCGGACGCGGTGGGCCAACTCAGCCGGTACGTGGAGGCCCTGGAGCGCGATCTCCACGCCGACGCCGACGTGCGGGGGATTCTGGTCGCGCCCTCGGTGACCGACCGGGCGCGGGAGTTACTGGCCGAGCAGGGCATGGAGTTCGTGGCGCTTGAGCCCGATCCGAACTCGTAG